Proteins encoded by one window of Homoserinimonas aerilata:
- a CDS encoding DMT family transporter, translated as MTASAPPTLLAREPAAGPDLRVLAAIVVTVLAWASAFVVIRGVMPYFSGGGLALGRLLVGTVGLALLMIGRRWVLPRGRDWALIAVYGLGWFGVYNVALNISETTLDAGTTSMLVNIAPILIALGGGIILREGVTRWLVIGAGLAFFGVVLIALGTGVGGFGDGSGVWWVLLAAAVYTAGVLCQKPALRRIPASQLTFMGCAIGALACLPFTPALLGELADAPTGAILGVVYLGLVPTAIAFSTWAYALGRMPASRLGVTTYAVPPLVVVMGLVAFGEVPAPLAIVGGIVCLAGVAVSRRMPRTRADAMPRPGGVRSGSDSLAE; from the coding sequence GTGACCGCATCCGCACCTCCCACCCTGCTCGCGCGCGAGCCCGCGGCCGGCCCCGATCTTCGGGTGCTGGCGGCGATCGTCGTGACGGTGCTGGCCTGGGCGAGCGCCTTCGTGGTCATCCGCGGTGTCATGCCGTATTTCTCGGGTGGCGGGCTCGCGCTCGGCCGGCTTCTGGTCGGCACGGTCGGCCTCGCCCTGCTCATGATCGGCCGCCGCTGGGTGCTGCCCCGTGGCCGCGACTGGGCGCTCATCGCCGTGTACGGGCTCGGCTGGTTCGGCGTCTACAACGTGGCCCTCAACATCTCCGAGACGACGCTCGATGCGGGCACGACGTCGATGCTCGTGAACATCGCGCCCATCCTCATCGCGTTGGGCGGTGGCATCATCCTGCGCGAGGGCGTCACACGGTGGCTCGTCATCGGTGCCGGTCTCGCCTTCTTCGGGGTCGTGCTGATCGCCCTCGGCACGGGGGTCGGCGGCTTCGGCGACGGCTCCGGGGTGTGGTGGGTCCTCCTCGCCGCCGCCGTCTACACGGCGGGCGTTCTCTGTCAGAAGCCGGCGCTGCGCCGCATCCCCGCCTCGCAGCTGACGTTCATGGGGTGTGCGATCGGCGCGCTCGCCTGCCTGCCGTTCACGCCCGCTCTGCTGGGGGAGTTGGCGGATGCTCCCACCGGCGCGATCCTCGGCGTCGTCTACCTGGGGCTTGTGCCCACGGCGATCGCGTTCAGCACCTGGGCCTACGCGCTGGGCCGGATGCCCGCGAGTCGTCTGGGCGTGACGACCTACGCAGTACCGCCCCTCGTCGTCGTGATGGGTCTTGTGGCCTTCGGCGAGGTGCCTGCGCCGCTCGCCATCGTCGGGGGCATCGTGTGCCTCGCGGGGGTCGCCGTCAGTCGCAGGATGCCTCGCACACGAGCGGATGCCATGCCACGACCAGGCGGAGTACGCAGCGGCTCCGATTCTCTGGCAGAATAG
- the rpsP gene encoding 30S ribosomal protein S16 — MAVKIRLKRMGKIRAPFYRIVVADSRTKRDGRVIEEIGKYHPTEEPSFIEVNSERAQYWLSVGAQPTEQVAALLKLTGDWGKFKGDAKAVSTVKVKEPKEAFVADEKKKPVLKPKAAAPAKVEEAPAEEPAAEEAAVEAPVEAAAEAPAADADKA; from the coding sequence GTGGCTGTAAAGATTCGTTTGAAGCGCATGGGCAAGATCCGCGCTCCGTTCTACCGCATCGTCGTCGCCGACTCGCGCACCAAGCGTGACGGTCGCGTCATCGAGGAGATCGGCAAGTACCACCCGACCGAGGAGCCCTCGTTCATCGAGGTCAACTCCGAGCGTGCGCAGTACTGGCTCAGCGTCGGCGCGCAGCCGACCGAGCAGGTCGCCGCACTGCTGAAGCTCACGGGCGACTGGGGCAAGTTCAAGGGCGACGCCAAGGCCGTCTCGACCGTCAAGGTGAAGGAGCCCAAGGAGGCTTTCGTCGCCGACGAGAAGAAGAAGCCGGTTCTCAAGCCCAAGGCTGCCGCGCCCGCCAAGGTCGAGGAGGCCCCCGCTGAGGAGCCTGCCGCCGAGGAGGCCGCTGTCGAGGCTCCCGTCGAGGCCGCTGCAGAGGCTCCTGCCGCAGACGCCGACAAGGCGTAG
- a CDS encoding RNA-binding protein — MLAAALEHLVKGIVDHPDDVVVVAQNSPRGEVLEVRVNPEDLGRVIGRAGRTAKALRTLVSALADGKKVRVDVVDTDF; from the coding sequence GTGCTCGCAGCCGCTCTCGAGCACCTTGTCAAGGGGATCGTCGATCACCCTGACGATGTCGTTGTCGTCGCACAGAACTCTCCGCGTGGTGAGGTCCTCGAGGTTCGCGTGAACCCCGAAGATCTCGGCCGCGTGATCGGTCGCGCTGGTCGCACGGCCAAGGCTCTCCGTACCCTCGTCTCGGCTCTCGCCGATGGCAAGAAGGTGCGCGTCGATGTGGTCGATACCGATTTCTAG
- the rimM gene encoding ribosome maturation factor RimM (Essential for efficient processing of 16S rRNA), translating to MWSIPISREAAPHETQLRVGRLTKAHGLKGAIKIELYTDDPGRRFVPGAVFTLQVPATSSWHGKTIELIELKWFNSHPVAFFKDIPDRTTAESLVKAILWVDHDASEVSDEEDAWFDHQLVGLAVVRDGRKIGSVTLVEHLPAQDLLHVETESGEVLVPFVKAIVPSVDLKSGTITVTPPAGLFEELPEDAAPESPADPA from the coding sequence ATGTGGTCGATACCGATTTCTAGAGAAGCAGCCCCGCACGAGACCCAGCTTCGGGTCGGTCGGCTCACGAAGGCCCACGGCCTGAAGGGCGCGATCAAGATTGAGCTGTACACGGATGACCCGGGGCGACGTTTCGTCCCGGGCGCCGTGTTCACCCTCCAGGTTCCCGCCACGTCTTCGTGGCACGGTAAGACCATCGAGCTCATCGAGCTCAAATGGTTCAACTCGCATCCGGTCGCGTTCTTCAAGGACATTCCCGACCGCACGACGGCGGAGTCGCTCGTCAAGGCGATCCTCTGGGTCGACCATGACGCATCCGAGGTCAGCGATGAGGAGGATGCCTGGTTCGACCACCAGCTGGTCGGACTGGCCGTCGTCCGTGATGGCCGCAAGATCGGCTCGGTCACGCTTGTCGAGCATCTTCCCGCCCAGGATCTCCTGCACGTCGAGACGGAGTCCGGTGAGGTGCTTGTGCCGTTCGTGAAGGCCATCGTGCCGAGCGTCGACCTCAAGTCCGGCACGATCACGGTCACCCCGCCTGCGGGCCTCTTCGAGGAGCTCCCCGAGGATGCGGCACCGGAGTCACCGGCCGATCCCGCCTAG
- a CDS encoding formate/nitrite transporter family protein, translating to MSYVKPADLVTAMIDAGQSKVLMSTRDTLVRATMAGALLALGAAFAITVSVTTGIPLLGAVLFPVGFIMLYLLGFDLLTGVFVLAPMAWFDRRPGVTAGGVLRTWGLVFVGNFFGAFGVAVLMAIVVTYGFSVSPNEVGVAIGHIGEGRTLGYAEHGAAGMLTLFVRGMLCNWMVSLGVAGAMIAGSVPGKALAMWMPVMLFFFMGFEHSIVNMFLFPSGLLLGGEFTIVDYLVWNEIPTVLGNLVGGLLFTALPLYLTHARTKAARDVAFAQAGPSRQRWVRMPRRGGAPLQPQEQAPAPAQDQRIPESEGVR from the coding sequence ATGTCCTATGTGAAACCGGCCGATCTCGTCACGGCGATGATCGACGCAGGCCAGTCGAAAGTGCTCATGTCGACCCGCGACACCCTGGTGCGCGCGACCATGGCGGGGGCGCTGCTGGCCCTCGGGGCGGCCTTCGCCATCACGGTGAGTGTCACGACGGGCATCCCGCTGCTGGGGGCCGTCCTCTTTCCTGTCGGATTCATCATGCTCTACCTGCTCGGCTTCGATCTGCTGACGGGCGTCTTCGTGCTCGCCCCGATGGCGTGGTTCGACAGGCGCCCCGGCGTGACGGCGGGTGGGGTGCTTCGCACTTGGGGTCTGGTGTTCGTCGGCAACTTCTTCGGCGCTTTCGGGGTGGCCGTTCTGATGGCGATCGTCGTCACCTACGGGTTCTCGGTGTCGCCGAACGAGGTGGGCGTCGCGATCGGCCACATCGGTGAGGGGCGCACCCTCGGCTATGCGGAGCACGGTGCCGCGGGCATGCTCACCCTGTTTGTGCGCGGGATGCTGTGCAACTGGATGGTCTCGCTCGGTGTCGCGGGTGCCATGATCGCCGGCAGCGTGCCGGGCAAGGCCCTCGCCATGTGGATGCCCGTCATGCTGTTCTTCTTCATGGGGTTCGAGCATTCGATCGTCAACATGTTCCTCTTCCCCTCCGGTCTGCTGCTCGGCGGTGAGTTCACGATCGTCGACTATCTGGTGTGGAACGAGATCCCCACCGTTCTCGGCAATCTTGTCGGCGGGCTGCTCTTCACCGCACTGCCCCTCTATCTGACGCATGCCAGAACGAAGGCGGCGCGTGACGTCGCGTTCGCGCAGGCGGGCCCGTCACGGCAGCGGTGGGTGCGCATGCCGCGGCGCGGTGGGGCACCGCTGCAGCCACAGGAACAGGCACCGGCACCGGCACAGGACCAGCGCATCCCCGAAAGCGAGGGTGTGCGCTGA
- a CDS encoding uroporphyrinogen-III synthase — MSDAVPGFRPDQLEGFRIGVTSDRRSEDLIDAFERRGARVVHAPTLRVTHAEADSPLIDDTRAMIAAAPAVLLATTGYGIRRWFEVADSAGIGDQLTDTLRGARILVRGPKTRGGIRAAGLDDDGMSDAETTESLVTRTLAETPPGLVIAVQLHGTTDERQLDRLRQRHRVLTVAPYSWNHIGRADERVQRLIECACARSLDVVTFTSAPAVDALLIAAEGMGMLEQLLDAFRSDVIAAVVGPVTAAPLLAHGIRPLQPERFRMGALIRLVCERLENERVTRIDTRHGPITLRGSIVDVAGLRVAVPATPLALLRRLAADPGSVVSRAELTAALPGARDDHVMEVSISRLRHTIGIPGLITTVVKRGYRLDV; from the coding sequence ATGAGCGACGCCGTGCCCGGGTTCAGGCCAGACCAGCTGGAGGGGTTCAGGATCGGCGTCACCTCCGACCGCAGATCCGAAGACCTCATCGACGCGTTCGAACGCCGCGGCGCCCGCGTCGTGCACGCGCCCACCCTGCGCGTCACCCACGCCGAGGCCGACAGCCCCCTCATCGACGACACCCGTGCGATGATCGCCGCCGCACCCGCCGTGCTGCTCGCGACCACCGGCTACGGCATCCGCCGCTGGTTCGAGGTCGCCGACTCGGCAGGGATCGGCGACCAGCTCACCGACACGCTGCGCGGCGCCCGCATCCTCGTGCGCGGGCCCAAAACGCGGGGCGGGATCAGAGCCGCAGGCCTCGACGACGACGGGATGAGCGACGCCGAGACAACAGAATCGCTCGTCACCAGAACCCTCGCGGAGACCCCGCCCGGCCTCGTCATCGCCGTGCAACTCCACGGCACCACCGACGAGCGGCAGCTCGACCGCCTCCGGCAACGACACCGGGTACTCACCGTCGCCCCCTACAGCTGGAATCACATCGGCCGGGCCGACGAACGCGTGCAGAGGCTCATCGAGTGCGCCTGCGCGCGGAGTCTCGACGTCGTCACCTTCACGAGCGCACCCGCCGTCGACGCACTCCTCATCGCAGCCGAAGGCATGGGCATGCTCGAACAGCTCCTCGACGCCTTCAGGTCTGATGTCATCGCTGCCGTCGTCGGGCCCGTGACCGCCGCGCCCCTGCTGGCCCACGGCATCCGACCCCTGCAGCCCGAGAGATTCCGGATGGGCGCCCTCATCAGGCTCGTCTGCGAGCGCCTCGAGAACGAACGAGTGACCCGCATTGACACCCGCCACGGGCCCATCACGCTGCGCGGCAGCATCGTCGACGTCGCCGGGCTACGGGTCGCCGTGCCCGCGACCCCGCTCGCGCTACTGCGTCGGCTGGCGGCCGACCCCGGCTCCGTCGTCAGCCGGGCCGAACTCACTGCGGCGCTGCCCGGGGCCAGAGACGACCACGTCATGGAAGTCTCGATCAGCCGACTGCGCCACACCATCGGCATCCCCGGCCTCATCACAACCGTGGTCAAGCGCGGCTACCGCCTCGACGTGTGA